The Triticum dicoccoides isolate Atlit2015 ecotype Zavitan chromosome 6A, WEW_v2.0, whole genome shotgun sequence genome has a window encoding:
- the LOC119318346 gene encoding GPI transamidase component PIG-T-like codes for MSPLSPARRLSVLSLLLLLLILTAASSAAAAEEEFTEELLLRPLPDRKALAHFHFRSSKPPTAASGRHHHLFPKAISQLVQKLHISELELSFTQGRWNYETWGGFDPLSTDNAKPPGVELWATFDLPFADIDATWKNLTHTLSGMFCASINFLESSTAFSAPRWGFKLNEGKLRYGALPREAVCTENLTPWLKLLPCRDKAGITSLLYRPSIYKGYYHSQKLKLTSSQTRGIVVDHSLTVVLQPNMSKSTQLHSTDGKLQPSWSMEHLFNRKLLGKCLVSKSSRIFVEIEKGILVKSGPEVSWSNKFFELSTAPDRVLKEWDHLEVQSSSLYEYDLSNYNDDKPLDVGITWKLPLVWSCFPAPYNARRFLMGSGNERGSIALSFLSTDLHKQLPGSSNDCSIKAVVLQMFPWYVKVFYHSLQIFIDGSSKAVTEVLDMIHVTPSEDKLSPGTLEMLLRFPCSMQSATLILDFDKGFLHIDEYPPDANQGFDIPSALVSFPDFNSSRRYPEIDPMFVSPLLENFKEDNVVKSYTDVLLVPLTTPDFSMPYNVITFTCTVLALYIGSLLNALRRRIGEEECRLRKAAVKPALIPLLLARLRGHKVDPSESESSPASPVGLKLLVKVALVAAVAVVFHYLSNS; via the exons ATGTCGCCGCTGTCACCCGCACGGCGGCTGTCGGTCctctctctccttctcctcctactcaTCCTAACCGCGGCGTcatctgcggcggcggcggaggaggagttcaCGGAGGAGCTGCTCCTGCGGCCGCTCCCCGACCGCAAGGCGCTGGCCCACTTCCACTTCCGCTCCTCCAAGCCTCccaccgccgcctccggccgccaccaccacctctTTCCGAAGGCCATCTCCCAGCTG GTACAAAAATTGCATATTAGTGAATTGGAACTATCTTTCACACAGGGAAGATGGAACTATGAGACATGGGGTGGATTTGATCCACTGTCAACAGATAATGCAAAACCTCCTGGTGTTGAGCTATGGGCAACTTTCGACCTCCCTTTTGCCGATATTGATGCCACATGGAAGAACCTGACGCACACATTGTCAGGCATGTTTTGTGCATCAATCAATTTCTTGGAGTCTTCCACTGCCTTCTCTGCTCCTCGCTGGGGATTTAAATTGAATGAAGGCAAACTCCGATATGGCGCATTGCCTCGTGAAGCTGTTTGCACTGAGAATCTCACGCCCTGGCTGAAACTTCTTCCATGCCGTGACAAAGCTGGCATCACCTCTTTGTTGTACAGGCCTTCAATTTATAAAGGATATTACCATTCCCAAAAGCTGAAGCTAACATCATCCCAAACACGTGGTATTGTTGTTGATCATTCGCTCACAGTTGTGCTGCAACCAAATATGTCTAAGAGTACGCAGCTACATTCTACTGATGGAAAGCTTCAGCCCAGTTGGTCCATGGAACATTTGTTCAACAGGAAATTGTTGGGGAAATGTCTTGTTTCTAAATCCAGCAGGATATTTGTAGAAATCGAGAAAGGTATACTTGTCAAATCTGGACCAGAAGTTTCTTGGAGTaataaattctttgaactttccactGCCCCAGACAGGGTGCTCAAAGAATGGGATCACTTGGAAGTTCAATCATCTTCATTGTATGAATATGATCTTAGTAACTACAATGATGATAAGCCTTTGGATGTGGGCATAACTTGGAAGCTTCCCCTCGTATGGTCTTGCTTCCCTGCACCATATAATGCAAGAAGATTTCTTATGGGTAGCGGAAACGAAAGAGGGTCTATTGCTCTGTCATTTTTATCCACTGATCTACATAAGCAATTGCCTGGCAGCTCAAATGATTGTTCGATAAAGGCTGTAGTTCTCCAGATGTTTCCATGGTATGTTAAGGTCTTCTATCACAGCTTACAGATTTTCATTGATGGGAGCAGCAAGGCTGTAACAGAAGTACTTGACATGATCCATGTCACTCCTTCAGAAGACAAACTTTCGCCTGGAACTCTGGAGATGCTGCTAAGATTTCCTTGCAGCATGCAATCAGCTACCTTGATATTGGACTTTGACAAG GGGTTCCTACACATAGACGAATATCCTCCTGACGCTAATCAAGGATTTGATATTCCATCAGCTTTGGTTAGCTTTCCTGACTTTAATTCTAGCCGAAGATACCCTGAAATTGACCCAATGTTTGTGTCACCTTTGTTAGAAAATTTTAAG GAAGATAATGTTGTGAAATCCTACACAGATGTGCTGCTTGTTCCCTTGACAACTCCTGATTTCAGCATGCCGTATAATGTTATCACCTTCACTTGCACTGTCTTAGCTCTTTATATCGGCTCACTACTTAATGCTTTGAGACGAAGAATTGGTGAGGAAGAGTGCAGATTGAGAAAAGCAG CCGTGAAGCCTGCACTCATTCCTCTGTTGCTAGCTAGGCTAAGGGGTCACAAGGTCGACCCATCAGAGTCAGAATCCTCTCCTGCATCTCCAGTAGGGTTAAAGCTACTAGTCAAGGTTGCACTTGTTGCGGCAGTAGCTGTTGTGTTTCACTATCTGTCAAACAGTTGA
- the LOC119318349 gene encoding 7-deoxyloganetin glucosyltransferase-like: MVAMASSDPAQKPHAMCVPYPAQGHITPMLKVAKLLHARGFHVTFVLTEFNYARLLRSCGQAVFDACPGFDFTAIPDGLPPSDPDATQDIPALCRSTMTTCLPHLNAILARLNGPASGVPPVTCILCDGVMSFAYDAAREIGVPCAGLWTASACGFMAYNHYKQLVEDGLVPLKDEAQLMDGYLDTVVDGVPGLCDGFQLRDFPNFIRTTDRDDILLNFLIRESGRMSLPDAVIINSFDDLEKPALDAMRAILPPVYTLGPLLLHVRRLVPAGSPLDVGVRSNLWKEQDGLIEWLDARPPRSVVYVNYGSITVMTNEQLLEFAWGLANSGYPFLWNVRPDLVKGDAAVLPPEFQAAIEGRGLLTTWCPQEVVIEHEAVGVFLTHSGWNSTLESLCAGVPMLSWPFFAEQQTNCRYKRTEWGVGMEIGGEVRRAEVAAMIREAMEGEKGEEMRHRAAEWKQKAAQATLPGGPSETNLDGLIHVLQGKTGQAGK, encoded by the coding sequence ATGGTGGCCATGGCGTCCAGCGATCCGGCGCAGAAGCCGCACGCGATGTGCGTCCCGTACCCGGCGCAGGGCCACATCACGCccatgctcaaggtggccaagctgcTGCACGCCCGGGGCTTCCACGTCACCTTCGTCCTCACCGAGTTCAACTACGCGCGCCTCCTCCGATCGTGCGGCCAGGCCGTGTTTGATGCCTGCCCCggcttcgacttcaccgccatccccgaTGGCCTCCCGCCGTCCGACCCCGACGCCACCCAGGACATCCCCGCGCTCTGCCGCTCCACCATGACCACCTGCCTTCCCCACCTCAACGCCATCCTGGCCCGCCTCAACGGCCCCGCCTCCGGCGTGCCGCCGGTGACGTGCATCCTTTGTGATGGCGTCATGTCCTTCGCCTACGACGCCGCCAGGGAGATCGGCGTGCCGTGCGCCGGGCTCTGGACGGCCAGCGCATGCGGCTTCATGGCGTACAACCACTACAAGCAACTTGTCGAGGACGGGCTCGTGCCGCTCAAGGACGAGGCACAGCTCATGGACGGGTACCTGGACACGGTCGTCGACGGCGTGCCGGGCCTGTGCGACGGCTTCCAGCTGCGCGACTTCCCGAACTTCATCCGGACGACGGACCGCGATGACATCCTGCTAAATTTCCTCATCCGTGAGTCCGGCCGCATGTCGCTTCCCGACGCCGTCATCATCAACTCCTTCGACGACCTCGAGAAGCCGGCGCTCGACGCCATGCGAGCCATCCTCCCGCCCGTCTACACCCTCGGCCCGCTCCTCCTCCACGTCCGCCGGCTCGTCCCCGCGGGCTCCCCTCTCGACGTCGGCGTCAGGTCCAACCTGTGGAAGGAGCAGGACGGCCTCATCGAGTGGCTCGACGCCCGGCCACCGCGCTCCGTCGTATACGTGAACTACGGCAGCATCACCGTGATGACGAACGAGCAGCTGCTGGAGTTCGCGTGGGGGCTGGCCAACAGCGGCTACCCCTTCCTGTGGAACGTCCGGCCCGACCTCGTCAAGGGCGACGCGGCGGTGCTCCCGCCGGAGTTCCAGGCCGCCATCGAGGGCCGCGGCCTTCTCACGACATGGTGCCCCCAGGAGGTTGTGATCGAGCATGAGGCCGTGGGCGTGTTCCTCACGCACTCCGGGTGGAACTCGACGCTGGAGAGCCTCTGCGCCGGCGTGCCGATGCTGAGCTGGCCCTTCTTCGCCGAGCAGCAGACCAACTGCCGGTACAAGCGCACCGAGTGGGGCGTGGGGATGGAGATCGGCGGCGAGGTGCGGCGGGCGGAGGTGGCGGCGATGATACGGGAGGCCATGGAGGGCGAGAAGGGGGAGGAGATGCGCCACCGCGCCGCGGAGTGGAAGCAGAAGGCCGCGCAGGCGACCCTGCCAGGTGGCCCCTCAGAGACCAATCTGGACGGATTAATTCATGTGCTGCAAGGCAAGACGGGTCAAGCCGGAAAGTAA